A window of Nonomuraea angiospora genomic DNA:
TCGGCTCGGTAGCCGGGGTCATGCTCATGGCAGTTGCCGCCTGTGGCGGCGGTGGCGGGGGCACCACGGCCAGCGAGGCGCCGAGCAGCGCCGGCGCGAGCAGTGAGGCGTCCAAGGGCGCGCTCAAGGTCGGACTGGCGTTCGACGTCGGCGGCCGGGGCGACAAGTCCTTCAACGACGCGGCCTACGCCGGTCTGGAGAAGGCCAAGACGGACCTCAGCGCCGACATCAAGGAGCTGAGCCCGGCGGCCGACGGCTCCAACCGTGGCGACCTGCTGCGCCAGCTCGCCGACGCGGGTTACAACCCGATCATCGGCGTCGGCTTCGCGTACGGCGACGACATCAAGAAGACGGCGGCCGAGTATCCCGACATCCAGTTCGCGGTGGTCGACTCCGCCTCCAACGGGCCCAACGTGACCGGCCTGCTGTTCGCCGAGGAGCAGGGCTCCTACCTGGCGGGCGTCGCGGCGGCCACCAAGTCCAAGTCCAACCACGTGGGCTTCGTCGGCGGCGTCGAGAACGACCTGATCAAGAAGTTCGAGGCGGGCTTCGTGGCCGGCGTGAAGTCGGTCAAGCCGGACGCCAAGATCGACATCAAGTACCTCACCCCCGACGGTGACTTCACCGGCTTCAAGGCCCCCGACAAGGGCAAGGTCGCGGCCGAGAAGATGTACCAGGACGGCGCCGACATCGTCTACCACGCCTCCGGCGACTCCGGCCTGGGCGTGTTCCAGGCGGCTGCCGCGGCCAAGAAGAAGGCCATCGGCGTCGACTCCGACCAGCGCCAGACGGTCAAGGAGACCGACCTGCAGGGCGTCATCATGACCTCGATGCTCAAGCGCGTCGACGTCGGCGTGTTCGAGTTCATCAAGGCCTTCCAGGGCGGCGCCAAGGGCGGCTCCAACATCACGTACGACCTCAAGGTCGACGGCGTGGGCCTGTCCACCACCGGCGGCGAGATCGACGACATCAAGGACAAGCTCGACGCGGCCAAGAAGGACATCGTCGACGGCAAAATCACGGTTCCGTCGAAGCCGTAATCGGGGTAGGAGTGACAGCTGAGGGCCCGGAGTCCCCACTTCGGGCCTTCTGTCTATCCCCCGCCCCCCGCTAGGAGAGGCGAAATGAGTGCTGACACCCTGGCCACGGCGAAACCCGCTGTAGAGCTGGAGGGCATCACCAAGCGTTTCCCCGGTGTCGTCGCGAACCATGACATCCGCATCACCGTCGAACCAGGGACGGTGCACGCCATCGTCGGGGAGAACGGCGCGGGCAAGTCAACGCTGATGAAGATCCTTTACGGCATGCAGAAGCCGGACGAGGGCACCATCAGGATCAACGGCGCCGAGGTCAGTTTCCGTACGCCGAGCGACGCCATCGACGTCGGCATCGGCATGGTCCACCAGCACTTCATGCTGGCCGACAACCTCACCGTGCTCGAGAACATCATCCTCGGCGCCGAGCCGAAGAAGATCGGCATGCTCGACACGGCCTCCGCCCGGAAACGCATCACCGAGCTGGCCGACAGCCACGGCCTGCGGGTCGACCCCGACAAGCTCGTGGAGGACCTCGGCGTCGGCGACCGCCAGCGCGTCGAGATCCTCAAGGTCCTCTACCGAGGCGCGCGCATCCTCATCCTCGACGAGCCGACGGCCGTGCTCGTGCCGCAGGAGGTCGAGGAGCTCTTCCAGAACCTGCGCGAGCTCAAGGCCGACGGTCTGACCGTCATCTTCATCTCCCACAAGCTCGACGAGGTGCTCGGCATCGCCGACGCGATCACCGTGATCCGGCGCGGCACCACGGTCGCGAGCGTGGACCCCGGCGACGTCACGGCGCGCCAGCTCGCCGAGCTGATGGTCGGCAGCGAGCTGCCCACGCCCGAGACCCGCGAGTCCACGGTGACCGACGTCGTGGCGCTGCGGGTCGCCCAGGTCACCATGGAGGCCGAGGGCTACCACGCCGCCGCCGACCCGGCCAAGCTGCGCGAAGAAGGCAAACGGCTGCTCCTCGACGACGTGTCGTTCGAGATCCACCGGGGCGAGATCCTCGGCATCGCCGGGGTCGAGGGCAACGGCCAGTCCGAGCTGATCGAGGCGATCATGGGCATCCGGCCCGCGCACGGCAGCATCGAGCTGGACGGCCAGGACATCAGCCAATGGTCCACGCTCAAGCGCAGAGAGTCCGGCATCGGCTACATCCCGGAGGACCGGCACCGGCAGGGCCTGCTGCTGGAGGCCTCGCTGTGGGAGAACCGCGTGCTCGGCCACCAGACCAGGAAGCCCGCGCGCAGCGGCATCTGGATCAACCGGCGGGCCTCGAAGGCCGACACCGAGCGCATCGTCAAGGACTACGACGTACGCACGCCCGGCGTCGACACGCTGGCCCTGGCCCTGTCGGGCGGCAACCAGCAGAAGCTGATCGTGGGCCGCGAGATGAGCGGCGAGCCGAGGTTCCTCATCGCCGCCCACCCGACCAGAGGCGTGGACGTCGGCGCGCAGGCCGCCATCTGGGACCACCTGCGCGATGCCAGGGCCGCCGGGCTGGCCGTGTTGCTCATCTCCGCCGACCTCGACGAGCTGATCGGCCTGTCCGACACGCTCAGGGTGATCTACCGCGGGCGGCTCGTGGCCACGCTCGACCCTTCCGACATCACGCCCGAGCGGCTGGGCGGCTACATGACCGGCGCCATCGCCGGCACTGAGGAGACGTGATGCCCGCCGGGCTCAACCGGGCGCTGCTCACCGTGGCGGGCGCCGTCGTCGCCATCGTCCTCGCGATCGCGATCTCCAGCGTGGCGATCATCGCGGCGGGCGCCAGCCCGCTCGACGCGTTCGCCGCCTTCTTCGACTTCGGCGCGACGCCGCGGGCCGTCTCCAACGGCATCGCGGCCTTCCTCAACCGGGCCGTGCCCCTGTTCATCGCCGGTCTCGCGGTGGCCGTCGGCTTCCGCATGAACCTCTTCAACATCGGCGTGGAGGGCCAGTACCGGCTCGCGGCCATCGTCGCGGCGTTCGTGGGCTCGACGTTCGAGGCGCCCGCGCCGATCCAGATCGCGGTGATCATCGTGGTCGCCGCGGCCGTCGGCGGCCTCTACGCGCTGATCCCCGCGGTCATGAAGGTGACCAGGGGCGTGAACGAGGTCATCGCCACGATCATGCTGAACTACGTCGCGATCAACCTGGCCGCCTACCTCGTCCGCGGCCCCTTCGCGGGCCAGCGCGCCGCGGGCCAGCTCACCACGACCACGCCGCAGCTGCCCGAGTCGGCGATGTTCCCCAACCTGAACTTCCTGTTCGACGGGTTCGGCCTGCTCCCGCCCACGCGCGGCGGCGGCCTGTGGGGCTTCCTGATCGTGGCGATCGTGCTCGGCGTGGTGATCTGGGTGCTGCTGGAGCGGACCCGGTTCGGCTTCAGCGTCAAGGCCAGCGGCCTCAACGGCCCGGCCGCGCTCGCCTCCGGCGTGAACCCCAAGACGATGGTCATCGCGGCGATGGTGCTGTCCGGCGCGATCGCCGGGCTCATCGGCCTGCCCGAGCTCCTCGGCGACAAGGGCGCCTTCAACTCCAACTTCACCCCCGGCCTGGGCTTCCTCGGCATCGCGGTGGCGCTGCTCGGCAGGAACAAGCCCGTCGGCATCGCGGTCGCCGCGCTGCTGTTCGCCTTCCTCGACCGGGCGCAGGGCCCGCTGCAGATCGCGAACGTCCCGCCGTCCGTCATCACGATCATCCAGGGCGTCACCGTCCTGCTGGTCGTCGTGGCCAACGAGGTGACGAACCGGCTCGCGCTCAGACTCGAGGAGCGCCGGGCCGCCCAGCAGCTCAGCAGCAAGACCCCGGTTGAGGTGGCAGCATGACCAGGCTAAGCAAGTACCACCTGACGCTCGTCGGAGTCGCCGCGCTCATCCTGCTGATGTCGCTGGTACGCGTCGCGTCCGGCCAGAACGACATCACCTCGTCCGGCACGTTCGCCGCGGCCCTGCTGCTCGCGGTGCCGATCGGCCTGGCCGGTCTCGGCGGCCTGTGGGCCGAGCGGGCCGGCGTGGTCAACATCGGCCTCGAAGGCATGATGGTGCTCGGCACCTGGTTCGCCGGCTGGGCCGGCTACCAGTGGGGCGCCTGGGCCGCGCTGCTGGCCGGGCTGCTCGGCGGCGCGCTCGGCGGCCTCCTCCACGCCGTCGCGACCGTGACGTTCGGCGTCGACCACATCGTCAGCGGCGTCGCGATCAACCTGCTCGGCCCCGGCGTCACCCGCTTCCTGTCGGAAGTGTTCTACAAGGACGGCACCGCCGCGGCGGACGCCGGCGCGGGCTTCACCGGCTCGCCCGCGATCACCTCGCCGGCGCCGTCGGTCAGCCTGCCACTGCTCTCCGACGGGCCGGACCTCCTGGGCAGGCTGGAAGGGACCCACTGGTTCCTCCTCTCGGACCTGGCGGGCATCCTGCGCGGGCTCACGCACGACGTGAACGTGCTGGTCGTCCTGGCGGTCCTGCTGCTGCCCGTGACCTTCTTCGTGCTCTGGCACACCGCGTTCGGGCTGCGCCTGCGCTCGGCGGGCGAGAACCCGTGGGCGGCCGAGTCGCTGGGCGTGAACGTCTACCGGATCAAGTACCTCGCGGTCGTCATGTCCGGCGCGTTCGCCGGGCTCGGCGGCGTGTTCCTGGTCTTCGTCTCCAACAAGTACGTCGAGGGCCAGACGCAGGGGCGCGGCTTCATCGGCCTGGCGGCCATGATCTTCGGCAACTGGCGTCCGGGCGGGCTCGCCATCGGCTCCTCGCTGTTCGGCTACGCCAGCGGGCTCCAGCTGCGCAGCACCGGGGCCATCACCTCGTTCTTCCTGTTCGCCGCCGTGCTGCTGCTCATCTACCTGGTCATGAAGGTCCGCCGGATGTTGTCGCCCGGCCGGCCCGCCGAGCTCGCGGCCAGGGGCGTCAGGGAATATACGCTGATGGCGGTCGCCGCCGCGGGCATGATCGTGCTCTTCTGGCTCTGGCTGACCGTCGACCAGTTGCCGAACGAGTTCGTCTACATGACACCACACGTGCTCACGCTGCTCGTGCTCCTGGTGGCTTCGCAGCGGCTGCGAATGCCCAAGGCCGACGGCGTGCGCTACCGCCGGGGAGAACAACATTGAGCACCATCAACTGGGACGGCCTGCGTTTCGAGGCCACGCAGGCCATGCACAACGCGTACGCGCCGTACTCGAAGTTCCCCGTGGGCGCGGCGGCGCTGGTGGACGACGGGCGGGTCGTCACGGGCTGCAACGTCGAGAACGCCTCCTACGGCCTGGGCCTGTGCGCAGAGTGCGGCCTGGTGTCGGCGCTGCAGGCGACGGGCGGCGGCCGGCTGGTGGCCTTCACCTGCGTGGACGGGCACGGTGAGCTGCTGATGCCGTGCGGGCGCTGCCGCCAGCTGCTGTACGAGTTCGGTGGCGAGGACCTGCTGGTCGAGACCGTGGACGGGCCGAAGCGGATGGCGGAGATCCTGCCGTACGCGTTCGGCCCCCAGGACCTCAGCCGGAGCGCCTGAATGGACGCGATCGAGGTCATCCGCGCCAAGCGTGACGGCGGCGAGCTGACCACGGCCCAGATCGACTGGGTGATCGACTCCTACACGCGCGGCGTCGTGGCCGACGAGCAGATGTCGGCGCTGGCCATGGCCATCCTGCTGAACGGCATGGACCGCCGGGAGATCGCCGACTGGACCCAGGCCATGATCCGCTCGGGCGAGCGCATGGACTGGTCCGCGCTCGACCGGCCCACCGCCGACAAGCACTCGACCGGCGGCGTCGGCGACAAGATCACGCTGCCGCTGGCGCCCCTGGTGGCGGCGTGCGGGGCGTACGTACCGCAGCTCTCTGGTCGCGGGCTCGGGCACACCGGTGGCACGCTCGACAAGCTCGAGTCGATCCCCGGCTGGCGGGCCTCGCTCTCCAACGGCGAGATGCTGCAGGTCCTGCGCTCGGCGGGCGCGGTCGTGTGCGCGGCCGGGTCGGGGTTGGCACCCGCCGACAAGAAGCTGTACGCGCTGCGCGACGTCACCGGCACCGTCGAGTCGATCCCGCTGATCGCCTCGTCGATCATGTCCAAGAAGATCGCCGAGGGTACCGGCTCGCTGGTCCTCGACGTGAAGGTGGGCTCGGGCGCGTTCATGAAGACCCCTTCGGCGGCTCGCGAACTGGCCGAGACCATGGTGGCCCTGGGCACGGACGCCGGGGTGCGCACCGTGGCCCTGCTGACCGCGATGGACCGGCCGCTGGGCCTGGCCGTAGGGAACGCGCTGGAGGTCGCGGAGTCGGTCGAGGTGCTCGCCGGCGGCGGGCCCGCCGACGTGGTGGAGCTGACGGTACGGCTGGCGCGCGAGATGCTGGAGGCGGCCGGGGTGCCGTCCGGAAAGGACCCCGCCAAGGCCCTCGCCGACGGGTCGGCCATGGACGCGTGGCGGCGGATGATCGCGGCGCAGGGCGGCGACCCGGACGCGCTGCTGCCCCGGGCGGCGGAGACCCTGACCGTGGAGGCGCCCGCGTCTGGGGTGGTGACCCGGCTGGACGCGTACGCCGTGGGCCTGGCCGCCTGGCGCCTGGGCGCCGGACGGGCGCGTAAGGAGGACCCGGTGTCGTTCGGGGCCGGGATCACCCTGCACGCCAAGCCCGGAGACCTGGTGCGGGCGGGGCAGCCGCTGATGACGCTGCACGCGGACGAGACGGCTCGGTTCGAGCGCGCGCTGGAGGCGCTGGAGGGCGGCTACGCGGTGGGCTCGGCGGGCGAGGAACACCTGCCCCTGGTCATCGACCGCATCACCGCCCCCTGACCGGCCCCGCCCCCAAGGACGCCCCGCCGTCGAGGCGGCCTTGCCGTAGCGTGCCGCGCCGCGTATCCAACCCCTCCCAAGGGACATCAGCCACGGTCGGCGGGGCTGTCTTGCCGTCGCGGGCTGGGGTCCCTCGGGGCGGGGCGCTACGGGGCGTCGTACCGTATCCCGGCTTCTCGCGCGGCACCCGAAGGACGTCGGCCGCGGTCGGCGGGGTCGTCGCGGGCCGGGGAAGGGCGCAGGGGTGCTCAGGGCCTCGGGCGGGTGTCAGCGGGCCAGGGCCGGGGCGTCGGAGAAGATTTCCGAGAGGACGGCGCGCTGGGTGGGGAGGGCCTCGGCGTGGCGGGCGCGGCCCGCGTCCGTGATGCACACGAACACGCCGCGCCGGTCCGCGTCGCAGACCCCGCGTGAGACGAGCGCGGCCTTCTCCAGGCGGGCCACCACCCGGGACAGGGCGCTCTGGCTCAGGTGGACCTCGTCGCAGAGCTCCTGGATGCGCAGCTTCCGATCATGATGGACGATCCGGTCGAGCACCTCGAACTCGCTGGGCCCCAGCCCATGTCGATCCCCCAGCTCGCGCTCCAGGGCGCACATGGCCTTGGCGTGCTTCGCCAGGACGTAATGCCAGGTGTCGACCACGAACTCCTCGTCCATGTCGCGGAGGTTACCACTTCGCTAAAACTTATGCAACGGCATTAAATGCGTTTGCATTAGATGCGCCTGCATGTATCGTTCTCTTCCATGTCCTCTTCCTCATCCCGTTGGGGCGCGCTCGCCGTGCTCTGCGCAGTGATCTTCCTTGACGCCCTTGACGTCTCGATGGTCGGTGTCGCCCTGCCCGCCATTCAGCACGACCTGGGCCTGAGTACCTCATCTCTGCAGTGGGTGGTCAGCGGCTACGTGCTCGGCTACGGCGGTCTTCTTTTGCTCGGGGGCAGGACCGCCGACCTGCTCGGGCGGCGCAGGGTGTTCCTGGTCGCTCTGGGTGTCTTCGCCGTGGCGTCGTTGCTCGGTGGCATTGTGGACGACGGCGGGTTGCTGATCGCGGCCCGGTTCGTCAAGGGTGTGGCCGCCGCGTTCACCGCACCCGCGGCTTTGTCGATCATCACGACGACTTTTCCCGAGGGGCCGGAGCGCAACAAGGCGTTGAGCATCTTCACCGCCTCCGGCGCCAGCGGCTACTCGCTGGGCCTCGTGCTGTCCGGCCTGCTCACCGAGATCGGCTGGCGCTGGACGCTGCTGATGCCGGTTCCCGTGGCACTGCTCGCGCTGCTGGTCGCGCCGCGGGTGCTGCGCGGCCGTGACGAGCGGGCCGAAGGCGGTCACGACCTGATCGGCGCCGTGCTGATCACCGCCTCCATGCTGCTGCTGGTGTTCACGGTCGTGCAGGCGCCCGAGGCCGGCTGGACCTCGCTGCAGACCATCGGCTCGCTGGTGGCGGTGGCCGTGTTGATCGGCCTGTTCGTCTTCACCGAGCGGCGGATGAAGCACCCGCTGGTGCGCCTCGGCATCCTGCGCTCCGGCCACATCGTCCGCGCCAACCTGGGGCTGCTCATCCTCATGGGCTCGTACGTGGCCTTCCAGTTCGTGGCGATGCAGTACTTCCAGAATCTCCTCGGCTGGTCGGCCCTCGGCACCGCCCTGGCGTTCCTGCCCGCCGGCCTGCTGGTCGCGCTCACCTCGACCAAGATGGGCGACTTCGCCGACAGGTTCGGCACCGGCAAGCTGATCGTCATCGGCTCCGCCGCGCTGGCCGGCGGGTACGCGATGTTCCTCGGCATCGACCGCACCCCCAGCCTGGGCGGCATGGTGATCCCGGGCATGATCCTGATGGGCATCGCGTTCGCGCTGTCGTTCCCCTCCCTGAACATCCAGGCCACCACCGGCGTGGACGACGACGAGCAAGGGCTGGCCTCCGGGCTGCTCAACACCTCCGGCCAGGTGGGCGGCGCGATCGTGCTGGCCGTGGTCACCGCCGTGCTCACCGCGGGCGGCGGCGAGACGCTCTCGATCGGCTCGCTGCGCTCGGCGATCGTGGTCTCGCTGGTGCTGGCCCTGGTCGGGCTGGCGATCTCGGCGACCGGGCTGCGCGCCCGCAAGGCCCAGGCCGTCGAGAGCGAGAGCGTCAAGGTCTACGAGACGGTCTGACCGGCGGCGTCGTCGCAGAAGGGCTCCGTCGTCCCGGCGGGGCCCTTCTCGTCATCTCAGGGCGCCGAGCGGGGAGTCGTAGCCGGTCCACTCCTCGCCGCCGTACTCCTCGCTCTTTCCCGACCGGACGTCGACCTTGGTCAGGTAGGCGTCCTCGTCGTCCTCGTCGGGCTGGCGTACGAGGACCTCGTCGGCGCTGAGCCAGCGCTCGACCGCGATCACCCCGTAGTCGTCGAGCGCCGTGCGGGAGCCGGAGACGCGGCCGGTGCGGGCGTTCATGGTGACGAGCCGCTCGTCGGCCGACACCAGGGCGAGCGTGCGGCCGTCCGGGGAGAGGGCGGCGCCGTACTCGAGGAGGCCGGGGTCGACGCGGTAGCCGCGCGTGCGGCCCTTCGCGCCCTGGAGTGTGAGGGTGGCGACCGACGCGTGGCCCGGTACGTTGTTCACGTCCACCTCGTCGCTGACCACCCGCGTGCCGTCGTTCCCCACGGCCAGGATCTTGAGCTTGGTTCCGCTGACGTGCTGGGTCGCGCCGGTGTCGAAGTCGAGCATCGCGCCGTCGGCGGCGCCGAAGTCGAGGGCGAAGTACCGGCCGCTGGGCGAGGAGGTGAGGTGCGGGAGCGTCTCCTCGTGCTCGATGTCGATCTTCTTGACGACGCCCGTCGGCAGGTCGTGCACGACGTACGAGCCGTCGCGGTGCCGGTAGGCCAGGCGGTGGCCGTCCTGGCTGATGGCGAGGGGCAGGGCGATGAGCGTTTCCTCGTCGTAGCCGGCCCGCGCGGTGTGCAGCCGCCACTCCTTGCCCGACAGGGCCGTCAGCCGCCACTGGCCGCAGGGTTTCGGGTCGCCGGAGTCGGAGGCGGCGCCCTCGCAGTAGCCCGTGTACGCGTACCGGATGGGGTCGTCCAGCTTGTCCGGTATCGCCATGGGGACCTCGTCCGGTGGCGTGCGGGTGGTGCCGCTGTCATCGGCCGCCCTCTCCAGGTTGCCCGCCAGGGTGCTCACCGCGATCACGACCAGGGCCGCGAACGCGCCGACGGCCCCCGCCGACGCGGCCGCCCACAGGGTGACGCGGGTCCTGCGCCGCCTGCCGATTCGGGTCAGGACGGGCTCGGAGAGGTTGGTGTGGGGCATGCCGGCCGCGATGCGGACCAGGGCGGCACGCAGGCCGGGCTCGTCGGCGTCCGATCCCTGGGTGGGGATCGTCCACAGGGCGGGCTCCGGCTCCTGAGCGGCGGCCGGCGGATCCTCCGGGGCGACCCACGGCGCCTGGTCCGCCGCCTCCCGCACGTCACCCTCCGGCTTCGGAGGTGCGTCACCTTCCGGCTTCGGAGATGCGTCGCCCTCTGGCTTCGGAGGTGCGTCGCCCTCTGGCTTCGGAGGCGCGTCGCCCTCCGGCTCGGGAGGCGGGGCAGCACTCGGCTCCGGAGGCGGGGCGTCGCCTCGCTCCGGGGACGGGGTGTCGCCCGGCATCTGGGACGGGGCGTCGCCCGGCACCTGGGACGGGGTG
This region includes:
- a CDS encoding ABC transporter permease, producing the protein MPAGLNRALLTVAGAVVAIVLAIAISSVAIIAAGASPLDAFAAFFDFGATPRAVSNGIAAFLNRAVPLFIAGLAVAVGFRMNLFNIGVEGQYRLAAIVAAFVGSTFEAPAPIQIAVIIVVAAAVGGLYALIPAVMKVTRGVNEVIATIMLNYVAINLAAYLVRGPFAGQRAAGQLTTTTPQLPESAMFPNLNFLFDGFGLLPPTRGGGLWGFLIVAIVLGVVIWVLLERTRFGFSVKASGLNGPAALASGVNPKTMVIAAMVLSGAIAGLIGLPELLGDKGAFNSNFTPGLGFLGIAVALLGRNKPVGIAVAALLFAFLDRAQGPLQIANVPPSVITIIQGVTVLLVVVANEVTNRLALRLEERRAAQQLSSKTPVEVAA
- a CDS encoding MFS transporter, which codes for MSSSSSRWGALAVLCAVIFLDALDVSMVGVALPAIQHDLGLSTSSLQWVVSGYVLGYGGLLLLGGRTADLLGRRRVFLVALGVFAVASLLGGIVDDGGLLIAARFVKGVAAAFTAPAALSIITTTFPEGPERNKALSIFTASGASGYSLGLVLSGLLTEIGWRWTLLMPVPVALLALLVAPRVLRGRDERAEGGHDLIGAVLITASMLLLVFTVVQAPEAGWTSLQTIGSLVAVAVLIGLFVFTERRMKHPLVRLGILRSGHIVRANLGLLILMGSYVAFQFVAMQYFQNLLGWSALGTALAFLPAGLLVALTSTKMGDFADRFGTGKLIVIGSAALAGGYAMFLGIDRTPSLGGMVIPGMILMGIAFALSFPSLNIQATTGVDDDEQGLASGLLNTSGQVGGAIVLAVVTAVLTAGGGETLSIGSLRSAIVVSLVLALVGLAISATGLRARKAQAVESESVKVYETV
- a CDS encoding ABC transporter permease, with the protein product MTRLSKYHLTLVGVAALILLMSLVRVASGQNDITSSGTFAAALLLAVPIGLAGLGGLWAERAGVVNIGLEGMMVLGTWFAGWAGYQWGAWAALLAGLLGGALGGLLHAVATVTFGVDHIVSGVAINLLGPGVTRFLSEVFYKDGTAAADAGAGFTGSPAITSPAPSVSLPLLSDGPDLLGRLEGTHWFLLSDLAGILRGLTHDVNVLVVLAVLLLPVTFFVLWHTAFGLRLRSAGENPWAAESLGVNVYRIKYLAVVMSGAFAGLGGVFLVFVSNKYVEGQTQGRGFIGLAAMIFGNWRPGGLAIGSSLFGYASGLQLRSTGAITSFFLFAAVLLLIYLVMKVRRMLSPGRPAELAARGVREYTLMAVAAAGMIVLFWLWLTVDQLPNEFVYMTPHVLTLLVLLVASQRLRMPKADGVRYRRGEQH
- a CDS encoding thymidine phosphorylase, coding for MDAIEVIRAKRDGGELTTAQIDWVIDSYTRGVVADEQMSALAMAILLNGMDRREIADWTQAMIRSGERMDWSALDRPTADKHSTGGVGDKITLPLAPLVAACGAYVPQLSGRGLGHTGGTLDKLESIPGWRASLSNGEMLQVLRSAGAVVCAAGSGLAPADKKLYALRDVTGTVESIPLIASSIMSKKIAEGTGSLVLDVKVGSGAFMKTPSAARELAETMVALGTDAGVRTVALLTAMDRPLGLAVGNALEVAESVEVLAGGGPADVVELTVRLAREMLEAAGVPSGKDPAKALADGSAMDAWRRMIAAQGGDPDALLPRAAETLTVEAPASGVVTRLDAYAVGLAAWRLGAGRARKEDPVSFGAGITLHAKPGDLVRAGQPLMTLHADETARFERALEALEGGYAVGSAGEEHLPLVIDRITAP
- a CDS encoding cytidine deaminase, with the translated sequence MSTINWDGLRFEATQAMHNAYAPYSKFPVGAAALVDDGRVVTGCNVENASYGLGLCAECGLVSALQATGGGRLVAFTCVDGHGELLMPCGRCRQLLYEFGGEDLLVETVDGPKRMAEILPYAFGPQDLSRSA
- a CDS encoding MarR family winged helix-turn-helix transcriptional regulator, with the protein product MDEEFVVDTWHYVLAKHAKAMCALERELGDRHGLGPSEFEVLDRIVHHDRKLRIQELCDEVHLSQSALSRVVARLEKAALVSRGVCDADRRGVFVCITDAGRARHAEALPTQRAVLSEIFSDAPALAR
- a CDS encoding BMP family lipoprotein, which translates into the protein MLGKRFNRMAIGSVAGVMLMAVAACGGGGGGTTASEAPSSAGASSEASKGALKVGLAFDVGGRGDKSFNDAAYAGLEKAKTDLSADIKELSPAADGSNRGDLLRQLADAGYNPIIGVGFAYGDDIKKTAAEYPDIQFAVVDSASNGPNVTGLLFAEEQGSYLAGVAAATKSKSNHVGFVGGVENDLIKKFEAGFVAGVKSVKPDAKIDIKYLTPDGDFTGFKAPDKGKVAAEKMYQDGADIVYHASGDSGLGVFQAAAAAKKKAIGVDSDQRQTVKETDLQGVIMTSMLKRVDVGVFEFIKAFQGGAKGGSNITYDLKVDGVGLSTTGGEIDDIKDKLDAAKKDIVDGKITVPSKP
- a CDS encoding ABC transporter ATP-binding protein, producing MSADTLATAKPAVELEGITKRFPGVVANHDIRITVEPGTVHAIVGENGAGKSTLMKILYGMQKPDEGTIRINGAEVSFRTPSDAIDVGIGMVHQHFMLADNLTVLENIILGAEPKKIGMLDTASARKRITELADSHGLRVDPDKLVEDLGVGDRQRVEILKVLYRGARILILDEPTAVLVPQEVEELFQNLRELKADGLTVIFISHKLDEVLGIADAITVIRRGTTVASVDPGDVTARQLAELMVGSELPTPETRESTVTDVVALRVAQVTMEAEGYHAAADPAKLREEGKRLLLDDVSFEIHRGEILGIAGVEGNGQSELIEAIMGIRPAHGSIELDGQDISQWSTLKRRESGIGYIPEDRHRQGLLLEASLWENRVLGHQTRKPARSGIWINRRASKADTERIVKDYDVRTPGVDTLALALSGGNQQKLIVGREMSGEPRFLIAAHPTRGVDVGAQAAIWDHLRDARAAGLAVLLISADLDELIGLSDTLRVIYRGRLVATLDPSDITPERLGGYMTGAIAGTEET